DNA sequence from the Planctomycetia bacterium genome:
AGCACCTCATGGGCGAGGGCGTCGGCATCGATCACGGACGCCCCGAGGTCGGCGAACATCCCCGCCACGGTCGACTTGCCAGCCCCGATCTTGCCGTGGAGTCCGATGATGAACATGCCCTGTTTTCACCCACCCCCCGGCTGCCTGCAAGCGTCAGCGATACCTGTCCCTTTCCCGGAACTCCGAGGAGCCGTCAGGGATGCCTGTCCCTTTCCTGTTCCTGTCCCTTTCCTGTTCGGCTGTTGCCGGAATGCCTGTCCTGTTGGCTGCTGCGCTGTTGGCTGCTGTTGGCTGTTGCCGGAACCCCGAGGAGCCGGTCGGAGGCACGCGCAGGAGTCCGGGGTGCTTTGCCTGCACCACAGGACGAACCATCACGCCCGAGACCACAACGGCAAAGTCCCCCGGCGACGAGCATGCCTCCGACCGGCGGCTGCGCACCGGAAGACATCGCCGGAACGCCTGTCCTTTTGGCGGCTCTTCTTTTGGCGGCTCTTTTGGCGGCTTTTGGCGGACATTCGGGCGGGTAGACAAAATCAGACGGCTCGTGGCCCCTTGGTGCGGCCCGGTGGAGGAGAGACGGTGGCAGCCACACTCGTTGAATCGCTCGCCGGCGGCGATCCGGAGGCCTTTGCCGCCCTCTACGACCGGCTGGCCGGCCGGCTCCTCGCCGCCGCCCGCACCATGACCGGGTCGGCCGCCGACGCCGAGGACGTCGTCCAGGATCTGTTCGTCGATCTCGCCCGCGGCCGGGCCCGCCTCACCGTCGTCATCGATCTCGAGGCCTACGTGTTCACGATGCTCAGAAACGCCATCCGCCGCCGCAGCCGACGGCATGCGATCGACCGCCGAGCCGTCCTCGCCGTCGCCGCGCTGCGCCGAGAAGCCGGAGGCTGCGGCACGTCGCAGCCTCTC
Encoded proteins:
- the sigH gene encoding DNA-directed RNA polymerase sigma-70 factor gives rise to the protein MAATLVESLAGGDPEAFAALYDRLAGRLLAAARTMTGSAADAEDVVQDLFVDLARGRARLTVVIDLEAYVFTMLRNAIRRRSRRHAIDRRAVLAVAALRREAGGCGTSQPLLPDDALAAAVAALPEVQREVVALKIDAGLTFAEIAAVTGTSLNTAASRYRYALEKLRTVLRDDDEETP